One Pichia kudriavzevii chromosome 3, complete sequence genomic window carries:
- a CDS encoding uncharacterized protein (PKUD0C03190; similar to Saccharomyces cerevisiae YJL180C (ATP12); ancestral locus Anc_1.158) yields MLARSYKLLTVRSTYRAISRTFASHSGSGFTSYDTNKKTETNRLEKSLSKFWEKVDVAPASGKPGYAVTLDKKSVKTPLGFELNVPENKKSLAYLLANEWRSLPSLQVKPHLLPLTSITARCIDLHEAQKTEDEEIKAKVGDLSTIKTLLLRYLDTDTMLVFSPKEDCDGLLRDEQEKCYRPIIADMEQFFAKFSEDGKPLKFTFLDCEKSGFASNFQTEETKKAVNKYLNSLSTWDLVCLENATLVSKSFLAGVAILRNADYNDKFIIDIEELSRLVNLETVIQTSIWGEVEDTHDVNRVDIKRNLSCASIVAFSSKD; encoded by the coding sequence ATGCTAGCAAGATCTTACAAACTTTTGACAGTCAGGAGTACCTACCGTGCTATTTCAAGAACTTTTGCTTCTCATTCAGGCTCTGGATTCACTTCTTATGatacaaacaaaaagacaGAAACCAACAGATTGGAGAAGTCCCTCTCAAAGTTTTGGGAAAAAGTGGACGTTGCTCCAGCTTCAGGCAAACCAGGTTACGCAGTTACATTAGATAAGAAATCGGTTAAGACTCCGCTTGGATTTGAGTTGAACGTTCCCGAGAACAAGAAATCTCTAGCTTATTTGTTGGCCAATGAGTGGAGATCATTACCAAGTTTACAAGTCAAGCCACACCTTCTACCACTAACATCCATAACAGCAAGATGTATTGATTTGCACGAAGCGCAGAAaacagaagatgaagaaatcaaggcTAAGGTTGGTGATTTATCTACTATCAAAACGTTGCTCTTAAGATATTTAGATACTGATACCATGTTGGTTTTTTCACCAAAAGAAGACTGTGATGGATTACTAAGAGATGAACAAGAGAAATGTTATAGACCAATCATTGCAGACATGGAACAATTTTTTGCAAAGTTCAGTGAAGATGGCAAGCCACTAAAATTCACCTTTCTGGATTGTGAAAAATCTGGATTTGCAAGTAATTTCCAAACTGAGGAAACCAAGAAGGCGGTAAATAAATACCTTAACTCGCTGTCTACCTGGGACCTTGTTTGTTTGGAGAATGCGACTCTTGTCTCCAAATCGTTTCTTGCGGGTGTCGCAATCTTGAGAAACGCAGATTACAACGATAAATTCattattgatattgaagagTTATCGAGATTAGTCAATTTAGAAACCGTCATACAAACTTCTATCTGGGGTGAGGTTGAAGATACCCATGATGTCAATAGGGTTGATATCAAGAGAAACCTGTCTTGTGCTTCGATCGTTGCCTTCAGTTCAAAGGATTAA
- a CDS encoding uncharacterized protein (PKUD0C03170): MLFTTRLGMRLKRLFCKLHINKRVKTVLVAFITCCIVIILCTVNSYHNSMDGSSTLFDISSWFLNADSLKIDTVKFGDYATIFESLAKSKPQTRPLVQYKKENPKIQRFQDDNEKFTIEYLSSLLKVSEHAKSKLKESYHKYMGLLGKRKLPIYGSFHDGEIKGKGIVMVGGGKFSWLALLNIHQLRKVGSNLPVEVYIPVKRDYDETFCSEILTDLNARCVLGYEDLPLSEVKSYFRHNRFQHKSMAILASKFEDILLLDADNVVTQAPDGLFNWDTYKEFQLVLWPDCWVRTTNPFIYELFGIKLGEPPQNALYDLHQLPGAIPNPSTESGMMLINKKTHANTMLLALYMNMYGLDYFYPLITQGGAGEGDKDTYITAAFALNQPVYQVQYGVNFVGSFDYDGAFTSGGLGQCNPMDKIERYIHDRHITTEKCPDYMFIHMNHPKYYPDEIADNFITNKGRYFLEFENINLKDDYDFELQIWEILTQLLCDGRRPNDEQPHNPASNPLDPKYLLSARGMRYIKSLKMDKICKSKILPRLQFLRGQFKVKEEKKNNKGQ; this comes from the coding sequence ATGCTCTTCACTACAAGATTAGGGATGAGGTTAAAGAGACTCTTTTGCAAGCTTCATATCAACAAGCGAGTGAAAACAGTCTTGGTGGCATTCATTACCTGTTGCATTGTAATAATACTCTGCACTGTGAATTCATATCATAACTCAATGGACGGTTCATCTACTTTGTTTGATATCAGCAGTTGGTTTTTGAATGCCGACAGTCTCAAAATAGATACTGTGAAATTTGGAGACTATGCAACCATTTTTGAATCTTTAGCCAAGAGTAAACCACAGACAAGGCCCTTGGTCCAATATAAGAAGGAAAATCCAAAGATTCAAAGATTCCAAGATGacaatgaaaagtttaCCATTGAATATCTAAGTAGCTTGTTAAAGGTTAGTGAGCACGCTAAATCTAAACTGAAGGAATCTTATCACAAGTATATGGGGTTGTTAGGAAAACGCAAGTTGCCAATTTATGGAAGCTTCCACGATGGAGAAATTAAGGGGAAAGGAATTGTCATGGTCGGTGGGGGCAAATTTTCATGGCTTGCACTTTTGAATATACACCAACTAAGGAAAGTTGGGTCTAATTTACCAGTAGAAGTCTACATCCCAGTCAAGCGGGATTACGATGAAACTTTTTGTTCTGAAATATTAACTGACTTGAATGCCAGATGTGTTTTGGGTTACGAGGATTTACCGTTGTCTGAGGTTAAAAGCTATTTTAGGCATAATAGATTTCAACATAAGTCAATGGCTATCTTGGCAtctaaatttgaagatatctTATTGTTGGATGCTGATAACGTTGTAACTCAGGCTCCAGATGGACTATTTAATTGGGATACATACAAAGaatttcaacttgttctttgGCCAGACTGTTGGGTGAGAACTACAAATCCATTCATATATGAATTGTTTGGTATTAAATTGGGAGAGCCTCCTCAAAATGCACTTTATGATCTACATCAATTACCTGGAGCTATTCCTAATCCATCTACTGAATCTGGAATGATGCTAATCAATAAGAAAACACATGCAAATACGATGCTATTGGCATTATATATGAATATGTATGGTCttgattatttttatcCTTTGATCACACAGGGTGGTGCTGGTGAGGGGGATAAGGATACCTATATAACTGCCGCATTTGCATTGAATCAGCCTGTTTATCAAGTTCAGTACGGTGTTAATTTTGTTGGCTCTTTCGACTATGATGGCGCTTTTACGTCTGGTGGACTGGGCCAGTGTAATCCAATGGATAAAATTGAGAGATACATTCATGACAGACATATTACCACAGAAAAATGTCCTGATTATATGTTCATTCATATGAATCATCCAAAGTATTATCCAGATGAAATTGCAGACAACTTCATTACCAATAAGGGCAGGTATTTTCTTGAgtttgaaaacataaacCTTAAAGATGACTATGATTTTGAGCTGCAAATTTGGGAAATTTTAACCCAACTACTATGTGACGGCCGTCGGCCTAATGATGAACAACCTCACAATCCGGCATCGAACCCGCTTGATCCGAAGTATCTTCTTTCAGCAAGAGGCATGAGGTATATTAAgtctttgaaaatggaCAAAATCTGTAAGTCTAAGATTCTCCCTCGTTTACAATTCCTGAGAGGACAATTCAAAGtaaaagaggaaaagaagaataacAAAGGACAATGA
- a CDS encoding uncharacterized protein (PKUD0C03180; similar to Saccharomyces cerevisiae YKL051W (SFK1); ancestral locus Anc_2.589), whose amino-acid sequence MKIGALNLPNVSPGKAWILPFLAVFFWYAMLISLMICWFVQGRPILDTDHTEMPHYIVYLSNIGATNLQPIFICGSLFMGIFFVWAVIEDYYLRTPERKYFPPIFHWFLTAVHALAIALSIIASLCILMASCLKDNWQYSRPHSVFVVLFVIFVFSYLCAHMLTYIIYYKHYGVKFYRNMIIIKVIWIAIAIVFVVTYGAFMGKGNSGGRHSIWWGYSAIMEWVLVFWYGLMFPLLMADLNVKNYGNQAEYLMGQGNEAGSASGSGNDDYDMERITKQETWDNHNPFDNRYENEHTTGVQENLTQGYNNRQFL is encoded by the coding sequence ATGAAGATAGGTGCACTTAATTTACCAAATGTTTCCCCAGGAAAGGCATGGATACTTCCTTTTCTTGCAGTGTTTTTCTGGTATGCCATGTTGATCTCATTGATGATCTGCTGGTTCGTACAGGGAAGACCAATCTTGGACACCGACCACACAGAGATGCCACATTATATTGTCTATTTATCTAATATTGGTGCAACCAATCTACAGCCAATATTCATTTGCGGATCTCTTTTCATGGgcattttctttgtttggGCGGTTATCGAAGATTACTACCTAAGAACACCAGAACGCAAGTATTTCCCTCCGATTTTTCACTGGTTCCTAACTGCAGTTCATGCATTGGCTATTGCTCTTTCTATTATTGCTTCATTATGTATCCTCATGGCTTCCTGTTTGAAAGATAATTGGCAATATTCAAGACCACACTCTGTGTTTGTTGTGTTGTTTGTCATTTTCGTGTTTTCCTACCTTTGTGCACATATGCTTACCTACATCATATACTACAAACATTATGGCGTCAAGTTTTACAGAAATATGATTATCATCAAAGTCATTTGGATTGCTATTGCAATTGTCTTTGTAGTAACATATGGTGCTTTTATGGGTAAGGGTAACTCCGGGGGTAGACATTCTATTTGGTGGGGTTATTCCGCAATCATGGAATGGGTGTTAGTTTTTTGGTACGGTCTGATGTTCCCACTGTTGATGGCGGACCTCAATGTCAAGAACTATGGTAACCAAGCCGAATACTTAATGGGCCAAGGAAATGAAGCTGGTTCTGCTTCAGGCTCTGGTAACGACGATTATGATATGGAACGTATTACCAAGCAAGAAACATGGGATAACCACAACCCGTTTGACAATCGTTACGAGAATGAGCATACTACCGGGGTACAAGAAAATTTGACTCAGGGATACAATAACAGACAGTTTCTATAA
- a CDS encoding uncharacterized protein (PKUD0C03200) produces MHTTLFPIQEAANSECSLAPTSTVSIANPLVAAYAVSESQYRDELQILSSIVRSFDPVYDNYYDDSLDDVTNEMVAVRKQRNNQFLHIVTSLREKHIELSRIFSYTMEELLVGFAKWALDINTFYESYLEYYKLDLNQCKSEIKIRRRPLVRIKHLLNFTTSLKLLVAQSTPQHYTPELISDLEIITYKLSKTLQESNNLDANEREKCELHVNIIHAKDIVQLKPICVDVSSSIFSGAAIIADVHYVNNLEQTSLSFMNMEVYIASEKFCMVERDTLGKSLLFAPLRRNEFTLIDKDKLLFHHTIHSDIQLCFSIRGDPSLADILIDYFPSKTDSYQYSTPSFGLGFQDAEIKTPQSQSPAHSRTSSVESTEPLELNTSNIPLYKLKFASSSTAIATSLHPVQYIQDRPQMDRETELSKSFLTSIANDEDSDDEDNDAESIISDTTEPVLEMPVTKKIDFSKYKPSAVTKEQKIKKKNIFSSFSSLFKKQKQEPNLSKTAHPQIVRKSSIPDFLSNPQTRELPNANVGVWNSMSWTKPEDVRIRLHEQDESHYLEVKMRSPLLLQLNEFTKCAVHAIDIHLTSKDHDGWKHTILIRPSNRRDLDLLSKVISHPEIGIVESFSVESELSKITRISNTESDKTGNSDITQNETKEMSWTGVGNLNQIRNGKLIDLNRCVMTITNRSGEIDLDFTGFEFGAIDLKTQAAKFNKLSELEISVDDYIVTFDDLKDLQQFNECVFVLG; encoded by the coding sequence ATGCACACAACCCTATTTCCCATCCAAGAAGCTGCTAACTCCGAATGCAGCTTGGCTCCTACCTCAACCGTCTCTATAGCAAACCCATTGGTTGCTGCTTATGCGGTCTCTGAATCCCAATACAGGGACGAACTACAGATCCTGTCTTCAATTGTGCGATCCTTTGATCCTGTTTATGATAACTACTACGATGACTCGCTGGATGACGTTACCAATGAAATGGTGGCCGTACGCAAACAGAGAAACAACCAATTTTTACACATTGTCACAAGCTTGAGAGAGAAACATATTGAGCTCTCCCGTATTTTCTCATACACTATGGAAGAGTTACTCGTGGGGTTTGCCAAATGGGCGTTGGACATCAACACCTTCTATGAATCGTATTTGGAGTACTACAAACTAGACCTGAACCAATGCAAGTCGGAAATTAAGATAAGGAGAAGACCTTTAGTGAGAATAAAACATTTGCTCAACTTCACCACTTCTTTGAAGTTGCTTGTTGCTCAATCAACGCCTCAACATTATACACCAGAACTGATTTCGGATTTAGAGATTATAACTTACAAGTTATCAAAAACTTTACAAGAATCTAACAATTTAGATGCAAATGAACGTGAGAAATGCGAACTTCATGTCAACATAATTCATGCTAAAGATATAGTCCAGTTGAAGCCAATATGTGTGGACGTATCTTCTTCGATATTTTCTGGTGCCGCTATCATAGCAGACGTCCACTACGTGAATAACCTCGAACAGACGTCTCTTAGCTTTATGAACATGGAAGTTTACATTGCAAGTGAGAAATTCTGTATGGTTGAAAGGGATACTCTAGGTAAGAGTTTACTGTTTGCCCCATTGAGAAGAAACGAATTCACCTTGATCGATAAGGATAAACTACTCTTTCATCATACCATCCATTCGGATATCCAACTTTGCTTCTCTATAAGGGGAGACCCATCACTGGCTGATATACTAATCGACTACTTCCCCTCTAAGACTGACAGTTATCAATATTCTACCCCTTCATTTGGACTTGGGTTCCAGGATGCAGAAATCAAGACGCCTCAGTCACAGTCACCAGCACATTCAAGGACTTCGTCAGTGGAATCCACTGAACCATTAGAACTCAACACTTCCAATATACCACTCTACAAACTCAAGTTTGCGAGCTCTTCAACCGCTATAGCTACATCGCTACATCCTGTACAATACATACAAGATCGCCCGCAGATGGACAGAGAAACAGAACTTTCAAAATCGTTCCTGACATCCATTGccaatgatgaagattcGGACGACGAAGACAATGATGCCGAATCAATTATATCCGATACTACGGAGCCTGTTTTAGAAATGCCGGTTACCAAGAAGattgatttttccaaatacAAACCCTCCGCTGTTACAAAGGAgcaaaagataaagaagaaaaacattttcaGCTCGTTCTCTAGTTTGttcaagaaacaaaaacaagaacCTAATCTATCGAAAACAGCACATCCTCAAATAGTACGTAAATCTTCAATACCTGACTTTTTATCGAATCCCCAAACAAGAGAATTACCCAATGCGAATGTCGGTGTGTGGAATTCAATGTCGTGGACAAAACCTGAGGATGTAAGGATACGTTTGCATGAGCAAGATGAATCACACTATCTAGAGGTTAAAATGAGGTCTCCATTGCTTTTACAACTAAATGAGTTTACAAAATGTGCGGTACATGCAATAGATATCCATTTAACCTCGAAGGATCATGATGGCTGGAAACATACAATCTTAATCAGACCATCAAATAGAAGAGATTTGGATTTACTTTCAAAGGTAATATCTCATCCAGAAATAGGCAttgttgaatctttttctGTGGAATCTGAGTTGAGTAAAATAacaagaatttcaaatacagAATCTGATAAAACTGGAAATTCGGATATTACACAAAATGAAACCAAGGAAATGTCATGGACTGGTGTCGGTAACTTAAATCAGATAAGAAACGGTAAACTGATTGATTTAAATCGTTGCGTTATGACCATCACCAACCGTTCCGGAGAAATCGATCTCGATTTTACTGGGTTTGAATTTGGGGCTattgatttgaaaacaCAAGCTGCAAAATTCAATAAACTCAGTGAACTCGAGATTTCAGTTGATGACTATATTGTCACCTTTGATGATCTAAAAGACCTCCAACAATTCAATGAatgtgtttttgttttaggataa